The following proteins are co-located in the Sphingobacteriaceae bacterium genome:
- a CDS encoding site-specific integrase codes for MITLKLTLDTRRAKKDGSFPLVFRLSLNGQTRDIPTGFNSTDKCWSTITNNIKPSHPLFEIINKELQEKKIKYLYKIIEFEKQFPYDKNIQKIRDYLISKSEKKQTVNEFWKNEIKNLYDSNKNGNALIYSESLKAVIKKCDLNIPFEKIDYSFLKSLEIDFIKQGTGINSINLYLRTFRAVYNKAINHKVVSMNHYPFRNFKLKKEKTIPRTITLNEMKLFFSLQLKPDSIYYESWLTGKLMFMLIGINFKDLQLLTTESIKGDRLIYKRAKTGRMYSIKIPTEAHSILEHFLHKNHNTILGNINLEDKFQKGFPELLKQKNKVFNAHLKQLGKQIKTKEKITGYVFRYTWSNIAKQMGYSKDLIAEALGHEYGNKVTGIYLEAYDKELIDEMNIKVMDKIINKG; via the coding sequence ATGATAACATTAAAATTAACGCTCGATACAAGACGAGCAAAAAAAGACGGTTCATTTCCCTTAGTGTTTAGACTTAGTCTGAATGGACAAACAAGAGACATTCCAACAGGATTCAACTCTACAGACAAATGTTGGTCAACCATAACAAACAACATAAAACCATCACACCCACTATTTGAAATAATTAATAAGGAGCTTCAAGAAAAGAAAATTAAATACCTATATAAAATAATAGAATTTGAAAAACAATTTCCCTATGATAAGAATATTCAAAAAATCAGAGATTACTTAATATCCAAATCCGAAAAAAAACAAACTGTTAATGAATTCTGGAAAAATGAAATCAAAAATTTATATGATTCAAATAAAAACGGCAACGCTTTAATCTACTCTGAATCTTTAAAAGCAGTGATTAAGAAATGTGATCTCAATATTCCTTTTGAAAAAATAGACTATTCTTTTCTTAAGAGCTTAGAAATTGATTTTATTAAACAAGGAACAGGTATTAATTCAATTAATCTGTACTTAAGAACCTTTAGAGCTGTGTACAATAAAGCAATTAATCACAAAGTTGTTTCCATGAATCATTATCCATTTCGGAATTTCAAGTTGAAGAAGGAAAAAACAATACCAAGAACTATTACTTTAAATGAAATGAAACTATTTTTTAGTCTGCAATTAAAACCTGATTCAATATATTATGAAAGTTGGCTCACTGGTAAACTTATGTTTATGCTTATTGGTATTAATTTTAAAGATCTACAACTCTTAACAACTGAAAGTATTAAAGGAGATAGATTAATTTATAAAAGAGCAAAGACAGGTAGAATGTATAGCATAAAAATTCCAACTGAAGCTCATTCAATACTAGAGCACTTTTTGCATAAGAACCATAACACTATATTAGGAAATATAAACTTGGAAGATAAATTCCAAAAAGGATTTCCAGAGTTATTAAAACAAAAAAATAAAGTCTTTAATGCTCATCTGAAACAACTAGGTAAGCAAATTAAAACAAAGGAGAAAATAACGGGTTATGTATTTAGATATACTTGGTCGAATATAGCCAAGCAAATGGGTTATAGTAAGGATTTAATAGCCGAAGCTCTAGGACATGAATATGGGAACAAAGTGACTGGAATTTATCTTGAAGCTTATGATAAAGAACTGATAGATGAAATGAATATTAAAGTAATGGATAAAATAATAAACAAGGGGTAA
- a CDS encoding ATP-binding protein — protein MKNICGFKIMDKFSFKIKNYKCFGDEPQGFDKILPINIIIGKNNSGKSSLLELVKTMANSTNFDIIKKNFPKLAIIYTSKLTESTIKDFYPENLSGGNISGPNYYHYGKDFVGETITAEWGYDNGIKFIGSSKPIKIPNNRRHEELVRINSHPFKGKIIKSINAERDIKPEAQAKNLALVADGKGATALAQEIINSAEYDSTWIESLLLKGLNSITYPEIQFTRILTQNTESNVWEIYLEDKNGVRIALSKMGSGIKTILQVLLNLIVIPKLEKKQENEYIFLFEELENNLHPSLQRRLFNFIKDFALRFESVFFITTHSNVVIDSFGANENAQIIHISDSVTNNVNCSKGINRVLDDLEIKASDIFQSNGIIWVEGPSDRHYLNKWINLIAPELKEGLHYSIMFYGGKLLSTITFSYFESELIPLLKINRNSFVIIDKDRRNINEDINKTKKRINEELGGDKCWITSGIEIENYLTDSTINKWLNSKEIKKPKFKGDKFEKFEVKIKSNYKIPYAQTKNLFAKEIINFITKDDLDLFDLKLKIDSIVLNIKKWNKLISSEIEIIRATYGIPSKLIDITEIILEQVSRGIIHGPVDPSTFGIPDPIFGTVKTLSIHCKLNGIEKKLVFYDTDKVFKIE, from the coding sequence TTGAAAAATATTTGCGGATTTAAAATAATGGACAAGTTCAGTTTTAAAATAAAAAATTATAAATGTTTTGGTGACGAGCCACAAGGGTTTGATAAAATTTTACCAATAAATATAATAATTGGTAAAAATAATTCTGGTAAAAGTAGTTTACTTGAATTGGTTAAAACAATGGCTAACTCAACTAATTTTGATATTATTAAAAAGAACTTTCCAAAATTAGCCATCATTTACACATCAAAATTAACCGAATCCACCATTAAAGATTTTTATCCCGAAAACCTTTCAGGTGGTAATATATCAGGTCCAAATTATTATCATTACGGAAAAGATTTTGTCGGGGAAACAATTACTGCTGAATGGGGCTATGATAATGGTATTAAATTTATTGGTTCAAGTAAGCCAATTAAAATTCCTAACAATAGACGACATGAAGAATTAGTAAGGATAAATTCGCATCCTTTTAAAGGTAAAATTATAAAATCTATAAATGCAGAACGAGACATAAAACCAGAAGCTCAGGCAAAAAATCTAGCTTTAGTAGCAGATGGTAAAGGGGCAACCGCCTTAGCTCAAGAAATTATAAATTCTGCTGAATATGACTCTACTTGGATAGAGTCTTTACTATTAAAAGGATTGAATTCCATAACCTATCCTGAAATTCAGTTTACACGTATTTTAACTCAAAATACTGAATCTAACGTTTGGGAGATTTATCTTGAAGATAAAAATGGAGTTAGAATTGCATTATCAAAAATGGGTAGTGGAATTAAAACTATTTTACAAGTTTTATTGAACTTAATTGTAATTCCTAAACTTGAAAAAAAACAGGAGAATGAATATATTTTCCTATTCGAAGAATTAGAAAACAACTTACATCCCTCATTACAAAGAAGATTATTTAATTTCATAAAAGATTTTGCTTTAAGGTTTGAATCTGTATTTTTTATAACCACTCACTCTAATGTGGTAATTGACTCATTTGGCGCTAATGAAAATGCACAAATTATCCATATAAGTGATTCAGTAACGAACAATGTGAATTGTTCTAAAGGAATTAATAGAGTTCTAGATGATTTGGAAATTAAGGCGAGCGATATTTTTCAAAGCAACGGAATAATATGGGTGGAAGGACCAAGTGATAGACATTATTTAAACAAATGGATTAACTTAATTGCTCCAGAACTCAAGGAAGGGTTGCATTACAGTATTATGTTTTATGGTGGAAAATTATTGAGCACAATTACTTTTTCTTATTTTGAAAGTGAATTAATACCACTTTTAAAAATTAATAGAAATTCATTCGTTATAATTGATAAGGATAGGAGAAATATTAATGAAGATATAAATAAAACGAAAAAACGAATAAATGAAGAATTGGGTGGTGATAAATGTTGGATAACTTCAGGTATTGAAATAGAAAATTACTTAACGGATTCAACCATTAACAAATGGTTAAATTCAAAGGAAATAAAAAAACCAAAATTTAAGGGGGATAAATTTGAAAAATTTGAGGTGAAAATCAAATCTAATTACAAAATTCCTTATGCACAAACTAAAAACTTATTCGCAAAAGAAATAATTAATTTCATTACAAAGGATGACCTTGATTTATTTGACTTAAAACTTAAAATAGATTCTATTGTACTCAATATTAAAAAATGGAACAAATTAATTTCTTCTGAAATAGAAATTATCAGAGCAACTTATGGTATACCATCAAAATTAATAGACATTACTGAAATTATATTAGAACAAGTTTCAAGAGGAATAATTCATGGTCCTGTGGACCCATCTACATTCGGTATACCAGACCCTATTTTTGGAACTGTAAAAACCTTATCTATTCATTGTAAATTAAATGGGATAGAAAAGAAATTAGTATTTTATGATACAGATAAGGTTTTCAAAATTGAATAG
- a CDS encoding helix-turn-helix transcriptional regulator, with product MNKKAIKKRVLIYDEEGLKLLASSIKGVRASKGYTQEDLAYESGLSLSQIARIETCKINPTVSTIFQIARTLKVNVSELFDFRLK from the coding sequence GTGAATAAAAAGGCAATTAAAAAAAGGGTATTGATCTATGATGAAGAGGGATTAAAGTTGCTTGCATCAAGCATTAAGGGAGTAAGAGCTTCTAAAGGTTATACTCAGGAAGATTTAGCCTATGAATCGGGATTAAGTTTATCACAAATTGCAAGAATTGAAACCTGCAAAATTAACCCAACAGTCAGTACGATATTTCAAATTGCCCGTACTTTAAAAGTGAATGTTTCTGAGTTGTTTGATTTTAGGTTGAAGTAA
- a CDS encoding PH domain-containing protein produces the protein MENEVLQRATFNPKVKTYIFLVVIFYLIISVIGILILPVWLFGFGQWLSNKFFNTLKCELTTKNLKFSKGLILHIEKTIPLENIQDLSFIGGPILRSFGLTLIKVETAGGGGAHHSNMMSMIGINDAEAFKNRILEQREVRMKEKSGVQQNSSPALSTNMQGSEKLLLDIKNELSEIKYLLREKK, from the coding sequence ATGGAAAACGAAGTATTGCAAAGGGCAACATTTAACCCAAAAGTTAAAACCTATATTTTTTTAGTGGTTATTTTTTACCTGATTATATCTGTAATAGGTATACTAATTTTACCCGTTTGGCTATTTGGTTTTGGACAATGGTTAAGCAATAAATTTTTTAATACTTTAAAATGTGAATTAACCACTAAAAATTTAAAATTCTCTAAAGGATTAATTCTGCATATCGAAAAAACTATTCCACTTGAAAATATTCAGGACCTATCGTTTATTGGCGGCCCCATTTTAAGATCATTTGGATTAACCTTAATAAAAGTGGAAACCGCAGGCGGTGGCGGCGCTCATCATAGCAATATGATGAGTATGATTGGTATAAATGACGCGGAAGCTTTTAAAAACAGAATACTGGAACAACGTGAAGTAAGAATGAAAGAAAAATCAGGTGTACAGCAAAATTCATCGCCGGCACTTAGCACCAATATGCAGGGAAGTGAAAAATTGTTGCTTGATATAAAAAATGAGTTGAGTGAAATAAAATATTTGTTGAGAGAGAAAAAGTAA
- a CDS encoding peptidylprolyl isomerase, protein MGKEKNPQQVEKKKENISVLEMIRKRTGLLVGIVGLALVIFILESLLSSGPSIFGGDDMMSVGKMNGVKIDRNDFAYRIEQQMNQIRQQRQNNDIDDQTRAQIVEFVWNQYINDLVIKPEFAKLGISVSEDEIYDRVVANPGQSIAQRLIDQKTGKIYEQLANANGDLDPLKWKQFVQNASGDQEGFIKDLEEGIRNSRQLEKYSALIRKGIYVTDAEAKEAIKVASTKFDVNYVMKRYDAVSDSAYQVADSDIEKYYKENSHEFRSYEASRKIEYVAFNVMPSPEDLIAIEKNAQEIASNFKGKTLAEDSAIMMSESENGNVSFKNLTKETMIIRDTTIYTDPVGTVYGPYNEGAYFKIYKLVGKSVIADSARVRHILIGTVDMATQQVKRTPEQAKKQADSLLTLIKEKKAVFDTLVKTVSDDGGSIDKGGDYGWFGEDKGFVEPFKNAGLLGKKGDISVVETQFGYHIIEVLEVSPTKHESFKVAEIFKLISPSEETNDKIFATANEFGGKNNTAALFDKAVEEQKLTKRVADNIKEGDRQLPGIEQAKELVKWVYTANKGDVQIFSLTDKHIVAKLSNIVSKGILPLEDVKDEITDKARQKKKAEAFAAEFKSAGANDLNALASKLNIDVRKSEQIPASSHGFDGFHDDVMMGVLSAMKQGQTSKVVEGEVGVFVVQLSNLIAGDNKVEPKFKRMEMEQEIGGRSDYEVMVVLKEMAEIEDHKSRLD, encoded by the coding sequence ATGGGTAAAGAAAAGAATCCTCAACAAGTTGAGAAAAAGAAAGAAAATATTAGTGTTTTAGAAATGATACGCAAACGTACCGGCCTTTTGGTAGGTATTGTTGGTTTAGCCTTGGTCATTTTTATTTTAGAAAGTTTATTAAGCTCGGGCCCTTCTATTTTTGGAGGTGATGATATGATGTCGGTTGGAAAAATGAACGGCGTAAAAATTGACCGAAATGATTTTGCTTACCGAATTGAGCAACAAATGAATCAAATTCGTCAGCAGCGTCAAAATAATGACATTGATGATCAAACCAGAGCTCAAATTGTAGAGTTTGTTTGGAATCAATACATCAATGATTTAGTGATTAAGCCGGAGTTTGCCAAATTAGGAATTTCGGTGAGTGAGGATGAAATTTATGATCGTGTGGTTGCTAACCCCGGACAAAGCATTGCACAACGTTTAATTGACCAAAAAACCGGAAAAATTTACGAGCAATTGGCCAATGCCAATGGTGATTTAGATCCGCTTAAATGGAAACAATTTGTGCAAAATGCCAGCGGAGATCAGGAAGGATTTATAAAAGATTTAGAAGAAGGGATCAGAAACTCCAGGCAATTGGAAAAATATTCTGCCCTTATTCGCAAAGGAATTTATGTAACAGATGCCGAAGCAAAAGAAGCCATTAAAGTAGCCAGCACAAAATTTGATGTAAATTATGTGATGAAACGATATGATGCAGTTAGTGACAGTGCTTACCAGGTAGCTGACAGCGACATTGAGAAATACTATAAGGAAAATTCGCATGAGTTCAGAAGTTATGAAGCCAGCAGAAAAATAGAATATGTTGCGTTTAACGTAATGCCAAGTCCGGAAGATTTAATTGCAATTGAAAAAAATGCGCAGGAAATTGCATCTAATTTTAAGGGGAAAACCTTAGCCGAAGATAGTGCTATCATGATGTCAGAAAGTGAAAACGGAAACGTAAGTTTTAAAAATCTAACTAAAGAAACCATGATTATACGTGATACCACCATTTACACAGATCCTGTTGGTACTGTTTATGGTCCGTATAATGAAGGTGCATACTTTAAAATTTACAAATTGGTTGGTAAATCTGTTATAGCCGATAGCGCCCGCGTTCGACATATTTTAATTGGAACCGTTGATATGGCTACACAGCAAGTTAAAAGAACTCCGGAGCAAGCCAAAAAACAAGCCGACAGTTTATTAACCTTAATTAAAGAAAAGAAAGCTGTATTTGACACACTAGTGAAAACCGTTAGTGATGACGGAGGAAGTATTGATAAAGGCGGTGATTATGGTTGGTTTGGAGAAGATAAGGGGTTTGTTGAACCATTTAAAAACGCAGGTTTATTGGGTAAAAAGGGTGATATATCGGTGGTTGAAACGCAATTCGGATACCATATCATTGAGGTGTTAGAGGTGAGCCCAACCAAACACGAAAGTTTTAAAGTAGCCGAAATATTCAAGCTTATTTCTCCAAGTGAAGAAACCAATGATAAAATTTTTGCTACTGCCAATGAATTTGGAGGAAAAAATAATACGGCCGCCTTATTTGATAAAGCTGTTGAAGAGCAAAAATTAACAAAACGTGTTGCCGACAACATTAAAGAAGGCGACAGACAATTACCCGGAATTGAGCAGGCCAAAGAATTGGTAAAATGGGTGTACACAGCAAATAAAGGTGATGTGCAGATTTTTTCTTTGACCGACAAGCATATTGTAGCCAAATTAAGTAACATTGTTTCCAAAGGAATTTTACCATTAGAAGATGTGAAGGATGAAATAACTGATAAAGCGCGTCAAAAGAAAAAGGCAGAAGCCTTTGCCGCTGAATTTAAAAGTGCCGGCGCAAATGATTTAAATGCTTTAGCTTCAAAATTAAATATAGATGTAAGAAAGTCGGAACAAATTCCGGCAAGCAGCCATGGCTTTGATGGATTTCATGATGATGTAATGATGGGCGTTTTATCTGCAATGAAACAAGGGCAAACCAGTAAAGTTGTAGAGGGTGAAGTAGGAGTTTTTGTAGTACAATTAAGTAATTTAATTGCCGGTGATAATAAAGTAGAGCCTAAATTTAAACGCATGGAGATGGAACAGGAAATTGGCGGAAGAAGCGATTATGAAGTGATGGTGGTATTAAAAGAAATGGCGGAGATTGAAGATCACAAATCAAGACTAGATTAA
- a CDS encoding Nif3-like dinuclear metal center hexameric protein, with product MTIKNITQVIEEFAPLTYQESYDNCGLLTGDANVACSGVLLTLDCLEETLDEAIQLKANLIVMHHPVIFSGLKKITGDNFIERIIIKAIKNNIALYATHTNIDNVRQGVNYKIAEKLGLENCKILAPKTNLLRKLVTYVPATHHEKVLQALFEAGCGQIGEYENCSFNTSGTGTFKGSDKTNPFIGKAGQLSKEAEIKIETIFEARNEKNILKALKSNHPYEEVAFDVYPLENKLNAVGSGIIAEFKEAMREEDFLKLVQKALKTKVLRHTKMSDKFVKKVAICGGSGRFLLKNAINSKSDAFLTSDFKYHDFFEVEEKLLLVDAGHFETEQYTPEIFYEIITKKFATFAIHLSKINTNPVNYFI from the coding sequence ATTACCATAAAAAATATTACCCAAGTTATTGAAGAGTTTGCACCCCTCACCTATCAAGAAAGTTATGATAACTGCGGATTGCTTACCGGTGATGCTAACGTAGCGTGTAGCGGCGTATTACTAACGCTGGATTGCCTCGAAGAAACCCTTGATGAAGCCATTCAGCTAAAGGCTAACTTAATTGTAATGCATCACCCGGTTATATTTTCCGGCTTAAAAAAAATAACCGGAGATAATTTTATTGAACGAATAATCATAAAGGCCATAAAAAATAATATTGCACTTTATGCAACGCATACAAACATAGATAATGTACGGCAAGGCGTAAATTATAAAATAGCCGAAAAATTAGGATTGGAGAATTGCAAAATACTTGCGCCTAAAACAAATCTTCTCCGAAAATTAGTTACTTATGTGCCGGCTACACATCACGAAAAAGTTTTGCAAGCGCTTTTTGAAGCCGGTTGCGGACAAATTGGAGAATATGAAAATTGCAGCTTTAATACTTCCGGCACGGGAACATTTAAGGGTAGCGATAAAACTAATCCCTTTATTGGCAAGGCAGGACAATTAAGTAAGGAAGCGGAAATTAAAATTGAAACCATTTTTGAAGCCCGAAATGAAAAAAACATTTTAAAGGCATTAAAATCTAATCATCCCTATGAAGAAGTGGCTTTTGACGTTTATCCGCTTGAAAATAAGCTAAATGCAGTTGGCTCCGGAATAATTGCTGAATTCAAAGAAGCCATGCGCGAAGAAGATTTTCTGAAATTAGTGCAAAAAGCACTAAAAACGAAGGTATTAAGACACACAAAAATGAGCGATAAATTTGTTAAAAAAGTAGCAATTTGTGGTGGAAGCGGTCGTTTTTTGTTAAAAAACGCGATAAATAGCAAAAGTGATGCGTTTTTGACTTCTGATTTTAAGTATCACGATTTTTTTGAAGTGGAAGAAAAGCTCCTATTGGTAGATGCCGGACATTTTGAAACAGAACAATATACACCGGAGATATTTTATGAAATTATCACTAAAAAATTTGCTACATTTGCAATCCATTTATCAAAAATCAATACGAACCCGGTAAATTATTTTATATAA